acaaaaaaacaaaagactATTTTTGGGAAGATTTTGTTACATTAAAATCAGATAAAAAGGTGCGGTTTCACCATGAATTCAAAAGGGTGAATACAAAACTTATCTCTAAGTTGTGAAAGTGTTTTACTTTTTCAGCTATGAGATTGAACACGATCTAAGGTATGacagtataatttttaaattgtgacAAGTAAAAACAAGTTATGGTTTAGAGATTAACTTAACCTAAGGTTGGTGCAatggaaaaaacattattcCGGTTCAAATATACTAGGTAGTTTTtaaagagatatttttaatcttcATTTGATAGTTTTTCGTGCTTCTCGTCTCTTATTGATGCAGACGTCCAATTGAATTGTAATTATCATGAAAACATTTCAAGACGTAAATAGACTTACTAAAGAATATGAACGATTGCATAGAAATGTCGAAGGTTGAATTatgcattttgttaattaaggCGGTCTTGCGAATTGCAAAAACAAGGGTTTTATAGGTATTTTTCAGTATAAATTTTCGGTATACCTATATaatgtttatgtttatattTGCAGCAATTGGCAGCTCTGCTGATTTCAAGACAAGTGATAGGGAACCTAAAGGAGTCAGTTCTCCCATATGTGTTGGAACATCTTCGTTTGGCCAAAATGAGTTTTGAACTTTGGGGCGCATTGAGTCCTTTGTGCACAAAACCGCCGCCGGGCGAaggtaagtttatttttatagtaGCAGTACAGCATCTTATGCAATAATTTGCGCTTTTTTTCTCCGATTACTGGTACCGGacaatgaacaaaattgtaatGTTAGGTAATATACAGCACTGCgtttgttttgaaaacaataaacaattgtATTGACggatttttattaacttttcgaatttaatttaaaacttaccaAGTATATATACTTTACGCTTGCACATCTTGCCAAATTGGAGAGCTCTTTGAAAGTTTTTCTCATGAAATATTCCACTTTCCAGGATTCTAAAGTTCTAAAAGTAATGGCACACTTACTCACAAAGAAAAGGAAGTAATATTCAAGTTTAATATGTATTATAGTtacaaattactatttatcatcACTAATTTACTTATCTAatctatatattttaaagaattatgCAGGTACTTTCAATAGACCCCTCTTTATAAGGCGTTGGTTAAATAGATAACAATGATGAGtgagtaaaacatttttttttgtttattcccTGGAttccttaaattaaaatgagtaTATGTCTGGTTAAGTGAAATTCgatcaataaatattatattggttggatatgttttttttttagcaaaacatTCACACGGGGccttttaaagcaatttagtCAACATGATCTTGTATTGAacaggtttttaattttcaaaatagagTACGTTGAGTTGTATTTGCTTATTTTAGGCAGTTTCGCTTTCAGATTctacttttttacttaaatttttcactGTGAGTTATCTATTTACATTATCAACtaactattaaattaaaaagtatgaCATGTTTCACTGCGTTATTTTCAGgctaattttctatttacagCGTTTTAAATTGCTATTTCTCCtcgttttcaataatttttttgtacatgATATTTATATCgtattctatttttattatagcTGCTGAGGATTCAGATAAGCAATCAGAAACACCGAAAGAGGAGGATGGACGTGAGATTCAACTGTCCGAAAAAAGGAGCATGAGTCAGGCGGAATTAGAGAGCTCATTATACAAGGTGAGTCATGATGGTTTAAACTATTTAGTTAAGGTTAGCGCGACTTAAAATGAGGTTAAAAATGTGACACaaactttcattaaaatttttcaatttgtctGTTTTATTACATACGTAACTAAATGTATATGCACATtgatcaaataaaatttctgtatatttacttttattcgTTTATCGGATATTTAAGTTTGAACATTGGGTCGTTCCAAATAGTTTTCAGCAGTAGTAATGCAAGGGTTGTCGAACAGAACTATTAATGTATCTTACAAGCCGCTTTATGTTACCAAATGTTTTCATTCGTTAAATATGCAAGGCCACTACTTAGACGATTTAATCTTCAGGAAAAATAGATTACacttttaagatatttttgctttatagtaaacttttttcatattacCAAGGAGTATATTGTTATGAGTTatgattcaaatatttataatttcaaatCCAAGCTGTCGTGCACTATAAACAAGATTACGCTGATTTTAACTAATTAAAGTAAACATCATCAATATTtatatcattaaatttaactttatatattataaaacaGTTTAccttaagaaaattttaatagttctTTACTTTCCATGGTCTGAAGATTATGTACCCTAAGTAGTAACCTTATGTCATAGCGtgtattattgaaattagtaaacacagatcttttcatgtcatgtaaaaatatattgtcttattaaaaaaagctcCCTGTCATTTTAGCTAATTTCCACCAccaatttgcaaaaatgatTCCATATTCATCATATGCGATTTAATAGCAACCTTAATAGGTAAACATGCTTTATTCATTTCAGTACGATGGCACATTTGCGGACTACTTGGAAATGACTATACAATTAGGCTATGTAATACTGTTCTCCTCTGCTTTCCCCCCCGCTGCTTTATGTGCAATGTTAAACAATTTAGTAGAAATACGGAGTGATGCATTCAGATTAGCATACGTGTGTCAGCGACCGTTTGGGCAAAGAGTTCCTAACATTGGAACGTGGCAGGTATGAAATCAACAATACATATTGATCTAATAACAGATTAATTTCTGTATatatattcaaattgaaaaatttcatgatCTGAATTTGCAGAATTGTATGGAATACATGAGTATCATGGCCGTGTTGGTAAACTGTGCTCTTATCGGGTTATCGGGACAGGTTCATAGAATGTTTCCAGATATGACAGCCacacaaacaattttgttaattgtAGCTCTTGAGGTAAACACTCATATAAACCCCTGATGTTTTCCAGAATAAATGAATGCGGTTTTGTAGCATATCATGCTGGTTATTCGCTTTATAATAACATGTGCAATACCAGATATTCCTGGTTGGTTAGCTAGCGAGATGGCGAAAATAGAATGGGCTAGAAGAAATGCAAATCGCACAATAAACACGGCAACTCCTTCTCCTGAAGAAATACAAGCAAAAACCATTGGAAGGTTTGTTGTTTAAGCTGCAGTCTCTTGTAGTGCTAATCATACACCTAATAAGGTTTTCGGTGTCGCCAAGTCACAGTCTCGCACATACATCCCATATAAAGAAACCCGAAGAAAAGCATGAGGCTGTAATTAATAAGTCCGAGTTAATTGAGCAGGTGAAGAGCAGATCTTCTCATGTGTCTCCCGTTCCTACACCGACTACACCAAGTACGTCTCATAGTTCCATAACTTCAGCACATCGGATAGGATTAGGGATAACTCCGGATAGTATTCAGCAAATTCCACCGTTCAAGCCGAGAAAATCGAAAGAATGGACTCCTGAAAATGTGGTGGTGGGTAAAGTTTTTgtttcgataacttcgttttaaaaataaatttaatgttgaataaatttgattaGAAATATTACTTTAGAATGTTTTATGAtgttaaatgaattaaaaatgctttgaaactgtctgaacttttttaacttttgtttTCCAGGTTGAAGGTAGCCACCATTTAACCATAGGGCCTGGTGGGGGAGTAGAAtgggcaaaaaaattgaaagaagaaACTGACATACATAGAAGCACGGATTGCATATCTCCAAAGGTATCTTAGTTTCTTTATTGGTATTCTGATAAAGAACGTTGTGATGATTTTGCAGCCAGTACATAACCTcgcatattttttgttattttaaaattctatcaaCTAGTTGGTgtgattttaagaatttataaTGTTTAGAATATGGGGTATTGTTCTATTGAGGActttataatttcaaaaatggtgCACCTTGACGTATTCGACATGAAAAGGGTTTTTATACTCAGCTACTAATTTCTGTTATATTAATTTCTACTATTTTAGTATTAATTAATAGTAATTAAGTATAAAGCCATACGGCaacacaataaaatatgttgGTAACAAATTATCTTAGGGTTAATTTTGCTAATTCGAAACTCTAAACAGATTTTTCggtttaaaccaaaatttactGTTTAAAATCAACTACTACTGCACAGAACCCGACTGAAGCCGAAATGGTGAATATTGGCTCAACATTTTTACCAAACTTAAAGGTTTTTACTGTCACCGTATCTGCACCGTTGCCAATAAATGACATAAGTCCCTAATAGAGCGTGTTCTATGAGCATCCGAATTACCCCCgttttcaaataccttcatatgtagataataattttttatccatttgtGCCTCCGAATCAGATCCTAAATAGAATCAAGGACGTTCCGTATAAGGTAGTGATATATTTTTCAGACATCTTTCCAATGTACGTCTTTTCTGTATATAAATGCCGCCAACACGCTTTTAACCTGTCTATCGCTAATCTTTCGTTATTTATGTATGTGCTGTGGTAGTTCAGTGATGTCGCTTTTAATATTTCCGAAGCCATATTCATCTTTCACGTTACTACTTACACTAACTGTTATTGGTTGAAACTCCTCTTGTGTGTTGACTATGTACGAGCAGTAAACAAATTGGGTAGGTACTTCTTTCTCAAAACAATTCGATGATTGTTGTTTAGTAtttcaacaaatcattatttgtAATCCAATTCATCCTTGAAGGAAGCTTCTAGTTCGGATACAGAGCTCCATAGAACTAGCCCCTTGTGGCCTCCGAGGCCCAGGTCTCCACCTGAACACTCCGGCCCCCGAATCAGGGCACCGATCATCCCCATCGATCCTTCTTTAAGCGATAGCGCCAGGAGTATTTCCAGTCAGGAAGCGGATGAAGCTGCCAAgggtaaattgtttttaaaactctTTATTTTACACTGAATATCTGAAATGCTAGCTGCCGAAGAGTTAGCAGCAAAGAAAACCCGAGTCAAACAAAGCTTAATGAAACGAGCCCGCTCAGTtgcgattttttctttaaaattgaaagaacGAAGGGCGAGAGAGGCACAAGAGAAGGCTACGAAAGCACCACCGACACCTTCTACCCCTCTGCCGCCACCTCAGTGTGGTGGGGGCGAATTGTCCTGTATTCCTATTGAAATGGTGAGTTGTATCTCAGCAGTTATTTTGtgtgtaattttattgtttacggGTTTTAGCTTATCCAATTAGAAGACGTTCGGAAGAACGTTCAGTCGAAGCCCAATAATCAATAAATCGTTTCACATAGTCATTGCGCCTTTTGTTGGAATAGAGAGTTGTTGACATAATACTGTATAGGCTAGGTTtagcaattaaatttgttaaatattgcttttaaGGTACAAATGTCTAGTGACTTAATGTTACAggaattataaatattaaaaaaaaaaaaacgagaaccCATGGCAGAAATTCACGTTAAAGTTTAACTAGTAACACCTTTTTCTTTGAACGATACTTATAACCAAGAACGTCAACAATTGTATTTCGCCCATGTACCGTCCAACGTCCCCAAATCTCTATATTATCAAGAATCTTAAGTAGAGCATGTTAATCAAAATTGCAAGTAATTCTCAGGCTTAATATTAACATGTTATTTTCTTGCCGTTCCACCCTTAAATACGCCGCCCATTTATTAAGCTTAATCTTCGCACGCCCCACCCTTGCGATATAGTTGGAGAAGACTTACCATTAAGGGCTCCTACACACGGCTGCCTGGTGTGCTCCACAATTTTTAAACTACATGTGGGATACGATATTTCCTATTTATTAAACGGATTTTGTTATGCTTTTTAGTAAAAACGGATATAAGATTTTACAGCTAAGAAGACACAcgtttaattctttaatagAATATATGTGATACCTAATTGAAAAGGAAAGTTTCCGCTCTTTCTAAATGTGCATGTAAAACCCATCCTTTAACATTCAAAATCACTAAgtcatttgttaaataatctTGTTTGAAATGCCTTCACAATATATGCAGTTTTActgcaaataaaattgaagagaTCGCTTGTAAATCATTCGTTGCGTCCGAAAttcgaacaatttttatttaatcattGTGAAGAAATCACTCATCCATATTCCAATATGGAAGGTCTTGCCTGATATtggatatctcgaaaactaggcacatataatttttttttaagtttgggAGTTCGTATATTAAGAGCCAAATTATCGAGGCTCCGTAAGCTTTAaccgatataaaaaaaaatttaactgacAAATACAGACTTGCCATTAGTTCgctgctgttttttttttaatgaaaactaaGATTCCATTTTAGTAATTCAACTGGAGCGCACTGAACTTACCAATATTTCTGCGACCTTCTTGGTTTGATTATTCCCAATTGTCTTAATAGTCCATGAGGTAAAAATTGTTCTCTTGAATGTTATATTAAAACCCGATAAATCTTGTATGGTTAAATCAATTCCTGTGAATGCTCCCGGTATATTATAacttatattaattataatatcaTTAACGtgtaatattaacaatttagcTTTATTCTGGAATGCAATTTGGCGTAGGGTAATTGGGTGTAATTCATTGTTTACACAATTATTATATAGTAGACAGATCCACCCGTTTAACACAGTTTCTCATACTTTCTAAAGAGTTTAAAGCTTGCAGAACAACTAGCAGAAAATTTAAGTCAATTTATGAGGAAAGTGttttaaaagttgataatGAAATCTGATATAAGGGTATTGGTGCTCTAACAAATGTTATACATTTTTCTCTACTTTCTATTACGTAAATATTAGAATATTTATAGAAAGAAGTGAAATAGGAAATCTTACAATGGCCGACAGaggatatattttaataagtaGTGTAACTAAACCAACCGTATTGACCCACAAGAGTCCTGTAACCGCAGCTCTtatcaatatttgttttacaTGTAATCATTTCTTCGtcaaaaacttgaatttttaaagttatgaTTTGAAATACAAGCTACGTCGCTGATTGTTTTAGAGCTTTAAAGTATAAAGCTCCATaatgtttcattaattataaattttaaaacaaagttATAGGGAAGTAGCCAGGGGAAAACCCAGAAATGACTAGTTTATAGATTCATACAGGTGTCCTTTCAGAATTGTGAAATGCTGCGTTTGAATCGAGATGTCAGATATCTCCAATTAATCTTGAAATTAGGCGGTAGGTGATTTAAGTACGTGCTGGGAAGGgcgtaaatgttaaaaattcataactgcCTTTGCAATTTGCGTCACTGATTTGTTCGCCCTCTAATATATTCGTTTGGGCAATAATAAATGCAGTTTTGTTAAGCGTTTTATTTCATATCCTCAGTCGAACATTTCACATTCTTTGTCAAACACGAAATCGTATATTCATTGGGTGTGTGCGTAAATTATATATAGAACTCACAAAAACACCTGCACGAGAAGTTTTAAAGGCAATATACAAATAATTAGATAATAAAGGAATGTTGTTACTTGCATAagatcgtttttaattatttttataaccaACGGATATATTTTAGTGTCTCGTTAGTTTTAAGAATTAGAATTTTGTAGAGGCAAAAAAGCAATGTTCTAGACCAGAGTCTAGTAGTATTAAGTAGCAAAAAGTATGCTATTaatactatgaataataaaaaaggcaTAACTAAGGGTTcaagtattttattatttataaatcgggaatttgcaatttattagTTCATTATTCCCGGTTACATATTTTTTGGGATTTTACAATAGCTCTTAGCTATTGTCAATAGGCTTAAAATTACCTATCTAAACAACGCATGACTCTTTATAAGAGAGTTAATAAATACTAATATAAGGCTTCGCATagtgctttaaaaaatataatatagcGAACACCCATAACACCGCTATGCCACTCAAAGTTAATTTGCCATGATGCTGATCGTCCATGAAACTATGTCGTTGCAATCCATTGTAGTCCTTAAGTAGtttgtaatattattattCTCTTAtccaaaatgttaaattttagatGCCAAATTTCTGTACATCTGCTAAATATGCCAAGGAAATCAATTCTAAAAAACATGTTAGAGCTGCGGTTTGTGAATTAATAATAGGTGTGAATAAAGTTATGACAATGTGGAAACTTTGGTgagcatttaaaattaatggcaaaaggtgttttttatttttggcgtttaaaattctaaaaaatagtACCTACCTATAAGActgcaaaattatattttggtaggtcacttttgaaaatttttaaaatccttaagaaattttcatcCATTCAAatgttatttacaaaattcgTATGTAACCGTAGAGAGTAAGAAAGCGTAATATAATCAGCATTTGGGTAAAGCATTTCCCATAAAACTTCCATGATCGAGATTGTGTtcactaataaaattttaaacttgtcAATTAAACTTTTCTAAGTGGGTGAAAATTACCGGAATCATGGaatcttaattatttattttatatcagtTGTTAAGTAGTATATAATCTCTGTTGTTAAACTTGTGGCTACTTGTGAGATACGTCGCATAAATGTTAAGCTTGTTAATAttgtatttataaataaaaaatatttaaagaaaacttttgaagattcgaaaataaatcgctccatctaaattcaacaatatttattatttgaaataataagaTATATTTGGATGGCTActatatcaaaaaattaataattaaaaaataattattctaacAATCAgacttaaaacttttaaagctCCTCTTCGATATAATTTGTGGCATTTCTTACGCTTTCTGCAAGCAAATGTTGCCACTCTTGTACGTGTATCCTCTTGGCTATCATATTACACACTAAAACAccattttgtaacttttgcGAGGTAGTTTCGGCTTTGAAAACTAAGGCTACAGTTTCGTTTAACCACTTTTTGGCATCAAAACTTTCAGTTTGTACGTCCTGAAAACCAATCGACAATGAATACATTTacctcaattatttttaattactttaggCACACAACATCTTGCTTTCACCATGCCATCGGAATATGCTATGACAATCACAGGTATGTTAGGGCATACGGACGTTGCTCTTTGTAAGGGCACTGATTCAAACATCACAGAACTCTTTAAATAGTGAATCATGTATTTTTTGTTGGACTTGGTcacttgaattttatttttcatggcgTCGTGCATTTCCAAGTCTACAAAATTCCTAAAGAACCATGTTATCTTGTgtaaacataataataaaatattgctatACTAATTTAATGGGAAAATTCTGAACTAACTTAGACCTGTCTCTGCGCGCAATTTATATAAAGCGGCTCATATTCAATTATCCGTAGATACTTTTAATGAACTTGAAATGCTTATTCtgattggaaattttatatccCAAACCATGTCTTCCACACcgagaaacatttttatccaaataaaataaactatcGATTTTTCGAACTGAACAAGCAATATATTAAAGAGATGCTGTAATTTGAACGTCAAAAGAAAGGTTTCATTTTGACTTACCTGAGATCTTCATTGCTTTGGTCTTTAATCTTCTTACTAAACGCGTTCAGTTCGTTTAATATCTGAGTTTTAAACACGTAGGGCAATATTGCATCGTCAGTTACCTCAAATTTGAATCTTTCCTTAAAGGACATTACACCTATGTCTAGCATTTCTaactggaaaatatatttttttcactatCGTACAAGATAGAATTGGAAATATAACTATTGTAATTAATCGATATAACTGCAACTGACCTTATTTAAACCCAGAAAGACATTTCATATATCTTTTCTCTTATTTTTAGTGTTGTTACAGCTGTCACTTTTTGTACTCACCGTATCGAAATGTTCTTTTATTGAATCCTTGAACTTCGCAACATCTGCAAACAAGTCCTTCGCGTTTTCTCTCGCAAGTTTAGCCCGTTCTCCAGTAACCCCATGAATTGAAGACGTACTTCTTCCTAACGATTTTAAGTGTATTATGCAAAAATCTTCGAGGTCTCCTGTATTTTGAACGTGTGTGCCGCAACAAGGCTCTCTACAATTAGAATAATAAAATcgcagaaatatatttttacttaaaagaGGTAGTTTTTTTGAGGATTTGGttgattttaacaatttttgtaactatTTCGAAATGGGATATGTTTACAAATAATTCagaactttttttgaaaaattcaatagaattttttgtAATCAATAGAAGGAACATTTACGGTTAAAGTCTCTTTTCTTACTAAAACCTATAAACTTAATCTCGCGTTCTCAtgctgtatatacatatagagCTTACCTTGAAACAAAATTCCTCACTTCTCCATCGTTAATTTCAACAATTCTAATTTCATTATCAGGATAAACCTCGCCCGGTATCAGAGTAACATCTTCATAACTGTACAATCCTTGGCTATCTGTCACATTAACTTTAACATCCACTTTATCTTTAATAATATTACTAATAATTTGCTCAATCTTAATCACATCCTCCAAGTCTAATTTAGCATCGAAAACGGATACGTCTAACTTCACGTATTTGTGTGTTACTTTACTTGAATTTTGACATGTAaccaatttgatttttttaatggcagCGTTCATTAGATGAGCAGAAGTGTGATTACGCATGTTGCTTAGCCTATGgtttttatcaataattattttgcctTCCGAGCCGACTTTGATAGAGTTACCTTCTAGGTACCCTCTGTGAATTATAAGGTCGTTGACGCTCGATAAAGATTCCACGTGAAAAATTGCGTTATtgtcaaataatattttcccttTGTCTGATTCTTGACCTCCTGCTTCACAATATAAGTTTGTTCTATCTAATATCAATCCACAAGATTTCCTGTTTTTCAATTCGGATACAAACTGGTCTTTGTCTACAATTTGAACGATTCGACATTGTGTTTCAGGAAATTTATATTCAGAATTGTTGGTTTTCGTATATGAATATTTCTGCGAATCATCAGTTTTTTTCAGATCGGTCTCAACCAGTGCTGTGATTAATTTATCTATAGTTATTTGCCTACTTGTCTTGGATTTTAACTTCACTTCCgccattttcttttcaaaagtttcaGGGTTGAATTTTATGTTCAAGGCTTTAGAAAGCTGCTCTATTCCTTCTGCATCAAACCCATGTCTGTCATAAAGCTTATGAGCCCACTGTTCATCAATTTCGCTCGGTTTTGCTGTATATAATTCTTTAAATGCTTTTATAAAACTAGGAGTTAATTCGAAATTGTCGATGTTTGGCAGttctttttttactgaaaatttccgCCAATCCTTTTTTGCTTCAGTCCTTATCGCAGAGTACACATCTTCTTCGTAATCGATGATTTGATGAATCTATAACAAGAacaatgataaattaattggctcgttcaaattaataaataatatgctAGAGTTTTATCACTGTTCTGTACAGGATTGTTGCCTGTAtatgaaacattaaaaagatcacataaataatactaaaataatTGTCTAATTTTTTAGCTTAATTGGTAGTAGTTGctgttataaaaataaagtttaaccAAACAtaggatatattttttaaaatatttatttagttgcTATCAGACGTATATTCTATTCAAGAAATCTTTATGTACCTTCTATCTACATATCTTCGTCTTGGACACTTCAACAAGATATGCtaacttaataaattcaaatttatgtaTCCAAAGGTACTGAGATTCATTTAATAAGTGGATAGGAGATAATatgtttcgttttcttatCTCTCTTGTTCCAAATAGTTTAACGAGAAATAGGGATAAAGTAATCCTCAATTCGATATAATACCTggcttatatttttttccatttcgggATAAACGTCTCCTAAGTTTTCTACAACGTAGTTTGTTAGTTCTTTCACTAGGCCAcgttctttgccgaagacatTCTCGCacaatataaaacattttcttaatattcTTCGGAGTTTCTGACTGAAACAATAACAAAGATTTATATATGCATTAATTCTTGTCACTATATGACGAGTAATACAAGCGAGATCGTTGCCATCATTTAGTTTTTTAGACTTCAAATCCCTTCAAATTCATGATCAATCAGACTTAGCTACTaagattttatacaaaaacataaaatagcTAAGTTCGTTTATTACTTATAAacacaaaaacattttgtaaatatctattacattaaaattaaagataatgtgattttgtatattattacttATAATTTTATGATTATGACGCATTTTGATCCGAAATCACCAGTCGAGTAAACACAGCACTATTTATTGATCGTGAAAAGCGTTCCCAATAATGTGAAACTTTGTTAGCTATTATATGAAccatttcgaatttttcgtatttattagttcaaaaaaaaattcggcaTTAAGTTTTCGCGTTACATCTAGGAAATCAAATAACAGTGAATGAATTCAAGACCCAGTATAAAATCAgtacaaaattgtttaaaattttacacatttaaCATATTATGTAACACAGTGTTTGCTCCAAAATTGTCTGGGTTATGACAAGTCTCTTTTGATACCACATTCATAGAACAAGCATGAGTACAaccaaaaattcataatatttaattgtacTCACTTCTGTTCAGGAATTACCCCATCTGCTAAGCACGCCGTAATCATTCTCGTATGATCCGCCAATATTCTATATGATGTATTAATACCATTCCTGTCTTGCTCTCCAAATTTTGCTGAATACTTCTGAATACTACTGCAATTCTATAGAAAATCATAgatataaaatcaaaatataaataacataaGAATACCTTTTGTATAGCAATTATAAGATAATCTAAGAGGTCCGTGTCATATGTACATTGTTTTCCTTGTAAAGCACAACACAATCTTTCCAAACCCAATCCTGTGTCAACATGTTTTTTAGGAAGGGGGCTCAGTGAACCATCTGGGAGTCTGTAATTAGaaaatctttttaatttctgcttacaataaaatgtaaaaataattacctATTATATTgtataaaaactaaattccaaatttcagtTAGATCATGGAGGTTCTTATTTACAAACTCAGACCTATTAATGCTTCCACTATGATCAAAATGTATTTCAGTGCAAGGTCCACAAGGCCCTGTCACTCCCATTTCccagaaattttcttttacactGAAAGGCAATATTCTATCCTCCGATACCCTattggaaataattatttattgtgacaaTAGAATTACTGCTGGtgatattgatttatttacccTATCCTTCTCCAAATATCTTTCGTTTCTATGTCGCTATCTAGACCTAACTTATCTCCACTGAAATAAGTAATATATA
This genomic interval from Euwallacea fornicatus isolate EFF26 chromosome 24, ASM4011564v1, whole genome shotgun sequence contains the following:
- the AlaRS-m gene encoding alanine--tRNA ligase, mitochondrial isoform X1, yielding MAFQLYPKFLYTSRKMPCCIWVRKISKYIHKDISAQTIRRHFFDYFIKSHDHTFVRSSPVVPYCDPTVPFVNAGMNQFKGIFLGTQTPHFTRVANSQKCIRVGGKHNDLNVVGKDGYHHTFFEMMGNWSFGDYFKEEACRMAWELLTQIYKIPPSKLYITYFSGDKLGLDSDIETKDIWRRIGVSEDRILPFSVKENFWEMGVTGPCGPCTEIHFDHSGSINRSEFVNKNLHDLTEIWNLVFIQYNRLPDGSLSPLPKKHVDTGLGLERLCCALQGKQCTYDTDLLDYLIIAIQKNCSSIQKYSAKFGEQDRNGINTSYRILADHTRMITACLADGVIPEQNQKLRRILRKCFILCENVFGKERGLVKELTNYVVENLGDVYPEMEKNISQIHQIIDYEEDVYSAIRTEAKKDWRKFSVKKELPNIDNFELTPSFIKAFKELYTAKPSEIDEQWAHKLYDRHGFDAEGIEQLSKALNIKFNPETFEKKMAEVKLKSKTSRQITIDKLITALVETDLKKTDDSQKYSYTKTNNSEYKFPETQCRIVQIVDKDQFVSELKNRKSCGLILDRTNLYCEAGGQESDKGKILFDNNAIFHVESLSSVNDLIIHRGYLEGNSIKVGSEGKIIIDKNHRLSNMRNHTSAHLMNAAIKKIKLVTCQNSSKVTHKYVKLDVSVFDAKLDLEDVIKIEQIISNIIKDKVDVKVNVTDSQGLYSYEDVTLIPGEVYPDNEIRIVEINDGEVRNFVSREPCCGTHVQNTGDLEDFCIIHLKSLGRSTSSIHGVTGERAKLARENAKDLFADVAKFKDSIKEHFDTLEMLDIGVMSFKERFKFEVTDDAILPYVFKTQILNELNAFSKKIKDQSNEDLRNFVDLEMHDAMKNKIQVTKSNKKYMIHYLKSSVMFESVPLQRATSVCPNIPVIVIAYSDGMVKARCCVPKDVQTESFDAKKWLNETVALVFKAETTSQKLQNGVLVCNMIAKRIHVQEWQHLLAESVRNATNYIEEEL
- the AlaRS-m gene encoding alanine--tRNA ligase, mitochondrial isoform X2, with translation MAFQLYPKFLYTSRKMPCCIWVRKISKYIHKDISAQTIRRHFFDYFIKSHDHTFVRSSPVVPYCDPTVPFVNAGMNQFKGIFLGTQTPHFTRVANSQKCIRVGGKHNDLNVVGKDGYHHTFFEMMGNWSFGDYFKEEACRMAWELLTQIYKIPPSKLYITYFSGDKLGLDSDIETKDIWRRIGVSEDRILPFSVKENFWEMGVTGPCGPCTEIHFDHSGSINRSEFVNKNLHDLTEIWNLVFIQYNRLPDGSLSPLPKKHVDTGLGLERLCCALQGKQCTYDTDLLDYLIIAIQKNCSSIQKYSAKFGEQDRNGINTSYRILADHTRMITACLADGVIPEQNQKLRRILRKCFILCENVFGKERGLVKELTNYVVENLGDVYPEMEKNISQIHQIIDYEEDVYSAIRTEAKKDWRKFSVKKELPNIDNFELTPSFIKAFKELYTAKPSEIDEQWAHKLYDRHGFDAEGIEQLSKALNIKFNPETFEKKMAEVKLKSKTSRQITIDKLITALVETDLKKTDDSQKYSYTKTNNSEYKFPETQCRIVQIVDKDQFVSELKNRKSCGLILDRTNLYCEAGGQESDKGKILFDNNAIFHVESLSSVNDLIIHRGYLEGNSIKVGSEGKIIIDKNHRLSNMRNHTSAHLMNAAIKKIKLVTCQNSSKVTHKYVKLDVSVFDAKLDLEDVIKIEQIISNIIKDKVDVKVNVTDSQGLYSYEDVTLIPGEVYPDNEIRIVEINDGEVRNFVSREPCCGTHVQNTGDLEDFCIIHLKSLGRSTSSIHGVTGERAKLARENAKDLFADVAKFKDSIKEHFDTLEMLDIGVMSFKERFKFEVTDDAILPYVFKTQILNELNAFSKKIKDQSNEDLRLGNARRHEK